One genomic region from Anabaena sp. PCC 7108 encodes:
- the ilvD gene encoding dihydroxy-acid dehydratase has product MPENLKSKVVTQGVQRSPNRAMLRAVGFKDEDFNKAIVGIANGYSTITPCNMGINQLAQRAESSVKNAGAMPQIFGTITISDGISMGTEGMKYSLVSREVIADAIETACTGQSMDGVLAIGGCDKNMPGAMLAIARMNIPAIFVYGGTIKPGHYNGKDLTVVSSFEAVGQHSAGKIDEAELLAIESRACPGAGSCGGMFTANTMSSAFEALGMSLPYSSTMAAEDAEKADSTEKSAFVLVEAIRKQILPLQIITRKSIENAISVIMAVGGSTNAVLHFLAIARAAGVELNLDDFETIRGRVPVLCDLKPSGKYVATDLHKAGGIPQVMKMLLEHNLLHGDCLTISGQTVAEVLADIPAEPRTDQDVIRPWDNPMYAQGHLAILKGNLATEGAVAKITGVKKPVITGPARVFESEESCLDAILAGKIKAGDVIIIRYEGPKGGPGMREMLAPTSAIIGAGLGDSVGLITDGRFSGGTYGMVVGHVAPEAAVGGNIGLVEEGDSVTIDANARLLQVNVSDAELDSRRAKWQPPAPRYTKGVLAKYAKLVASSSVGAVTDLDLFAN; this is encoded by the coding sequence ATGCCGGAAAATTTAAAAAGTAAAGTTGTTACCCAAGGTGTACAGCGATCGCCTAATCGGGCTATGCTACGAGCAGTTGGTTTCAAAGATGAAGATTTCAACAAAGCCATTGTCGGTATTGCCAATGGTTACAGTACCATCACTCCCTGTAATATGGGGATTAATCAACTGGCACAAAGGGCAGAAAGTAGCGTCAAAAATGCCGGCGCAATGCCTCAAATTTTCGGTACGATTACCATTAGTGATGGGATTTCGATGGGAACCGAAGGGATGAAATATTCCCTAGTGTCACGGGAAGTAATTGCAGATGCCATTGAAACTGCCTGTACAGGTCAAAGTATGGATGGTGTGCTGGCCATTGGTGGTTGTGATAAAAATATGCCAGGGGCAATGTTAGCGATCGCTCGCATGAATATCCCTGCTATCTTTGTTTATGGTGGCACAATCAAACCCGGACACTACAATGGTAAAGACTTAACCGTTGTGAGTTCATTTGAAGCAGTTGGTCAACACAGCGCCGGCAAAATTGACGAAGCGGAACTTTTAGCAATTGAAAGTCGTGCTTGTCCTGGTGCTGGTTCCTGTGGGGGAATGTTCACAGCTAACACCATGTCTTCAGCCTTTGAAGCATTGGGAATGAGTTTACCCTACTCTTCCACCATGGCCGCAGAAGATGCCGAAAAAGCCGACAGTACGGAAAAATCTGCCTTTGTTTTAGTCGAAGCTATTCGTAAGCAGATATTACCTCTGCAAATTATCACCCGCAAATCTATCGAAAATGCCATTTCGGTAATTATGGCCGTTGGTGGTTCTACCAATGCAGTTTTACATTTTTTAGCGATCGCTCGTGCAGCTGGTGTAGAACTAAATTTAGATGACTTTGAAACTATTCGCGGACGTGTCCCCGTATTGTGTGATTTGAAACCCAGTGGTAAATATGTCGCCACAGATTTACACAAAGCTGGTGGTATTCCCCAAGTTATGAAAATGTTACTAGAACATAACTTATTACATGGTGATTGTCTCACTATTTCCGGGCAAACTGTAGCTGAAGTCCTAGCCGATATCCCCGCAGAACCACGCACAGACCAAGATGTAATTCGTCCTTGGGATAACCCTATGTACGCACAAGGACATCTAGCCATTCTCAAAGGTAACTTAGCCACAGAAGGTGCAGTTGCCAAAATTACAGGTGTGAAAAAGCCCGTAATTACAGGACCAGCAAGAGTATTTGAATCTGAAGAATCTTGCTTAGATGCGATTTTGGCAGGGAAAATCAAAGCCGGTGATGTGATTATTATTCGTTACGAAGGACCCAAAGGTGGCCCCGGAATGCGAGAAATGCTTGCTCCCACTTCCGCCATTATCGGTGCTGGTTTAGGTGATTCAGTGGGATTAATTACCGACGGACGCTTTTCCGGTGGTACTTATGGTATGGTAGTTGGACACGTCGCCCCAGAAGCAGCCGTAGGTGGAAATATTGGACTTGTAGAAGAAGGTGATAGCGTCACCATAGATGCCAATGCTCGTCTATTACAAGTTAATGTATCAGATGCAGAATTAGACAGTCGTCGTGCTAAGTGGCAACCCCCAGCACCCCGTTATACTAAAGGCGTTTTGGCGAAATATGCCAAATTAGTAGCTTCTAGTAGTGTCGGTGCTGTTACAGATTTAGACTTGTTTGCTAATTAG
- a CDS encoding EAL domain-containing protein: MNDKIKALIIEDNRDDAELLILELECANYEVIYHQVDTAQAMIEALDHQEWDVILTDYSMPHFSANQALEIVKQRQLDIPFIVVSGSIGDETAIDLMISGAHDYLLKQNLTRLVPAITRELREAQMRSEHRQAIERVKFLAFCDELTNLPNRNAFLTTLQEYIQNNHIFAVIFLDIDQYRKIKYGFGHNKSEQLLIQVGERLQKTLRPGDYLARIGNDEFALLLNNISYVSEAEDIGYEVHQIIDPPFELEGLLIYASITIGIVTSSREFKEAEEFLRAAEIANHTAKQQGLKYPTVVYNQSMQKDASNRLQMETDLRKAISNEELQLFYQPIFSLNSYKIVGFEALIRWQHPEKGWIAPDQFIPLAEQTGLIIPLGDWILEAACRQLTIWQVQLADYLPLSVAVNLSGVQLNEPELVPKIIHQYQSLNLHQIKLKLEITESILMHNTQTIISNLEAFQAAGIQISLDDFGTGYSSLSYLHGLPIDTVKIDRSFVSRIQKNERNLGILQAIITLAHTLDLDIVAEGIETVEQRDKLRSLGCNYGQGYLLSKPMPASLIKDWLQKITREFSVSLVPIVPNNHHRFSLNV, encoded by the coding sequence ATGAATGATAAGATTAAAGCTCTGATTATTGAAGACAATCGAGATGATGCTGAATTGCTTATATTAGAGTTAGAATGTGCAAATTATGAAGTAATTTATCATCAGGTTGATACAGCCCAAGCAATGATAGAAGCTCTTGATCATCAAGAATGGGATGTAATTTTAACAGATTATTCCATGCCCCATTTTAGTGCCAACCAGGCACTGGAGATAGTCAAACAGCGTCAACTTGATATTCCTTTTATTGTTGTTTCTGGTTCTATTGGTGATGAAACAGCCATTGATTTAATGATATCTGGAGCGCACGATTATTTACTCAAGCAAAATCTGACTCGACTAGTTCCAGCTATTACTCGTGAGTTGCGAGAAGCCCAGATGCGATCTGAACACAGACAGGCAATAGAAAGGGTAAAATTTTTAGCTTTTTGTGATGAATTAACCAACTTACCTAATCGGAATGCTTTCTTAACTACCTTACAAGAATATATCCAGAATAACCATATATTTGCAGTCATTTTTTTGGATATTGACCAATATAGAAAGATTAAATATGGCTTTGGACATAATAAAAGTGAACAACTACTCATTCAAGTAGGAGAACGCCTACAAAAGACCTTACGTCCAGGTGATTATTTAGCACGCATAGGAAATGACGAATTTGCCCTACTACTAAACAATATCAGTTATGTTAGTGAGGCAGAAGATATAGGATATGAAGTACATCAAATAATTGATCCGCCCTTCGAGTTAGAAGGCTTATTAATTTATGCCTCTATTACTATTGGTATAGTTACTTCCTCTAGAGAATTTAAAGAAGCAGAAGAGTTTTTGCGGGCAGCAGAAATTGCTAATCACACTGCGAAGCAACAGGGATTAAAATATCCTACAGTTGTGTATAATCAAAGTATGCAAAAGGATGCATCGAATCGTTTACAGATGGAAACTGATTTGAGAAAAGCGATTAGTAATGAAGAGTTACAACTTTTTTACCAGCCAATCTTTTCCTTAAATTCTTACAAAATAGTCGGTTTTGAAGCACTAATTCGCTGGCAACACCCTGAAAAAGGATGGATAGCACCTGATCAGTTTATTCCCTTAGCAGAACAAACAGGGTTAATTATTCCCCTGGGTGATTGGATTTTAGAAGCAGCTTGTCGGCAGTTGACTATCTGGCAAGTTCAGTTAGCAGATTATCTACCTCTGAGTGTGGCAGTGAATTTATCAGGAGTGCAATTAAATGAACCAGAATTAGTACCAAAAATTATCCATCAATATCAATCACTGAATCTGCATCAAATCAAGCTGAAATTGGAAATTACAGAAAGTATACTGATGCATAATACACAAACCATTATTAGCAATTTAGAAGCATTTCAAGCCGCAGGTATTCAGATTAGTCTTGATGATTTTGGTACTGGTTATTCTTCATTATCTTATTTGCATGGTTTACCCATCGATACCGTAAAAATTGATCGTTCTTTTGTATCTCGTATCCAAAAAAATGAGCGAAACTTGGGAATATTACAAGCAATAATTACCTTAGCCCATACTCTGGACTTAGATATAGTTGCCGAAGGGATCGAGACAGTTGAACAACGTGATAAATTGCGATCGCTAGGATGTAATTATGGACAAGGCTATCTATTATCTAAACCCATGCCAGCATCCTTAATCAAGGACTGGCTTCAAAAAATCACCAGAGAATTCAGTGTTTCTTTAGTACCTATTGTCCCTAATAATCATCATAGATTTAGCCTTAACGTCTAA
- a CDS encoding pentapeptide repeat-containing protein produces MKNSILATASLLLTISLPATAQTSNYEAIKQLLATKECQNCNLRNAGLVMADLSGANLSGANLAGANLSRANLSGADLRGADLRGASLFGVNLSDAKLSGANLTGANLGNTYLMNVELTDANLNAVNFQGAIGIPSQIAKPEEFYAWGVAAAEKGNLKPAIDYFSQAIALKPDYAGAYLSRGVASYQGLDRKSALEDAEMAAKLFEEQKNPKGALTAQAFILEVKTPYGEKVSAGKPSFMDFVGSLGSVLLQFLPF; encoded by the coding sequence ATGAAAAACTCCATTCTGGCTACAGCATCACTTTTGCTAACTATCAGCTTACCCGCAACCGCCCAAACGTCAAATTATGAAGCCATAAAACAGTTATTAGCAACTAAAGAATGTCAAAATTGTAACCTCCGTAATGCAGGTTTGGTCATGGCTGACTTATCAGGAGCCAATTTAAGCGGTGCAAATCTTGCAGGTGCTAACCTCAGCCGTGCAAACTTGAGTGGTGCTGATTTGCGTGGTGCTGATTTGCGTGGTGCTAGTTTATTTGGTGTTAACTTGAGTGACGCTAAACTCAGCGGAGCGAATCTCACGGGTGCTAATTTGGGAAACACCTATTTAATGAATGTAGAATTGACTGATGCTAACCTTAATGCGGTTAACTTCCAAGGTGCTATTGGTATACCTTCGCAAATTGCTAAACCAGAAGAATTTTATGCTTGGGGTGTAGCAGCTGCAGAAAAAGGCAACCTTAAACCAGCTATTGATTATTTTAGTCAAGCGATCGCACTAAAACCAGACTATGCAGGTGCATATTTATCCCGTGGTGTAGCTAGTTACCAAGGCTTAGACCGAAAAAGCGCCTTAGAAGATGCCGAAATGGCAGCAAAATTGTTTGAAGAACAAAAAAATCCTAAAGGAGCGCTAACAGCACAAGCTTTTATTCTGGAAGTGAAAACACCTTATGGTGAAAAAGTAAGTGCTGGTAAACCCAGCTTCATGGATTTTGTCGGTAGTCTGGGTTCAGTGTTGTTGCAATTTCTGCCTTTTTAG
- a CDS encoding LysR family transcriptional regulator has product MELRHLRYFIAVAEELHFSKAAEKLHIAQPPLSQQIQQLEAELGVKLFDRKTKRQVQLTEAGKVFLQEAYQLLVQLKSAVALTQRTGRGETGQLRIGFTSLVIYDLLPLILRKFREQFREVEIELLELTTSQQEEALRDSLIQVGFGHPPLEDDTLSYECIHKETLVVALSSTHSLAQKDYISVRSLLNESLIMFPRYLAPGLYDRIMSLFHQANFSPNITQEAIQMQTIIGLVSAGMGVAITPSSLQNLQRSGVVYRPILEEVPLIETAMIWQQGSLTPIVENFLKCTQEFMAGNLVIGNW; this is encoded by the coding sequence ATGGAACTACGACACCTGCGCTACTTTATCGCTGTAGCTGAGGAATTGCATTTCAGTAAAGCCGCAGAAAAACTGCACATAGCTCAACCGCCTCTCAGTCAACAAATCCAGCAGCTAGAAGCAGAATTAGGCGTAAAACTTTTTGATCGCAAAACGAAGCGACAAGTACAGCTAACAGAAGCTGGAAAGGTATTTTTACAAGAAGCTTATCAACTACTGGTGCAACTAAAAAGCGCAGTGGCATTGACTCAAAGAACTGGCAGAGGTGAAACAGGTCAACTGCGAATAGGATTTACTAGTTTGGTAATTTACGACCTATTACCCTTGATTTTGCGAAAATTCCGCGAGCAATTTCGAGAAGTAGAAATAGAATTACTGGAATTAACTACAAGCCAACAAGAAGAAGCACTGAGAGATTCTCTGATTCAAGTAGGTTTTGGTCATCCTCCTTTAGAAGATGACACACTATCTTATGAGTGTATTCACAAGGAGACCTTAGTGGTGGCTTTGTCGTCAACTCATTCATTGGCTCAAAAAGATTATATCTCAGTGCGATCGCTCCTAAATGAATCTTTGATCATGTTTCCTCGTTATTTAGCACCAGGACTTTATGATCGCATTATGAGCCTTTTTCACCAGGCAAATTTTAGCCCTAACATTACTCAAGAAGCGATTCAAATGCAAACAATTATTGGCCTGGTATCGGCTGGAATGGGTGTGGCCATTACACCATCTTCTTTACAGAACCTGCAAAGGTCTGGTGTAGTTTATCGTCCGATTTTGGAAGAAGTACCCTTAATAGAAACTGCTATGATCTGGCAGCAAGGCAGTTTAACGCCTATTGTCGAGAATTTTTTAAAATGTACTCAAGAGTTTATGGCTGGTAATTTGGTGATTGGTAATTGGTGA
- a CDS encoding PAS domain-containing protein encodes MTGSSMKLNSLTRNLSVKLGIITALIGFVVLLGWIFDLPVFKSVLPGLVTMKVNTALGFLLSGISLWLWHQPRQRKLFVPQLLSQILAVIVALIGLLTLIQYGFNINLRIDQLLIQESINAVATSSPGRMAPNTALCFFWLGLALILLSKRTISIAQSLALGSSLIAMLGLLGYGLGIRKFYYLMPFTSMALHTSVAFILLGIAVLLACPQGGWMKVAMSPYLGGVIIRSLLPVIIGTPILNTALFVLANRNNIFPPEVGFVIRAIVNIFVLGGIVWWNAKYLNAIDYQQKEYQQALKEANENLEARVEKRTAQLEAVNNALNENRLKLSNLINTLPGIVFSRYVDVNWTIQDVSDGCLAITGYSKAELCGVEADKFQDLIVAEDLPKILAAIERAIADNIFYQVEYRIHSKLGEQKWLWEKGKGIAIDGQIQIIQGFITEITSLKQTQNALSISEERWRLATNAALDAIWEWDAASNMTTFSERWFSLLGETPQSLTIPKSEWANRLHPDDCERVIKSVENHLTNKTPKYHSEYRLRHQDGSYKWVASQAIAQWDKQGNPIRMIGSIADITERKQTEQALRESESKFRELAENIHEVFHINSADLSEMLYVNPGYEEIWGRSCESLYQNPESWNESIHPEDSDRIFAACTRLIQGEPLHEEYRIIRPSGEVRWISARVFPIYNQSGDILRHAGIAADITNRKLTEIALQHSQERYRSLVEVTAQVTWTTDATGQFTTPQESWEAFTGKSFAEYQGWNWSKSIHPDDQETTKEIWLQALESGDLYENESRILDRYGEYKYFWVRAMPIVETDGSIREWVGACTDITNRKQAELEIRELNEQLEMRVQQRTTELTAANKELESFSYSVSHDLRSPLRGIDGFSKALLERYQDQLDDKGKHYLTRIRKGTQRMGELIDDLLQLSRVTRSQMRLTQVNLSAIAQEIAQELNDRNPERQVNWLISPDLIVSGDQQLLRIVLENLLNNAWKFTSVKIQANIELGCMNSRRNNDSCLAYFVRDNGVGFDATYAHKLFQPFQRLHTVEEFPGTGIGLATVQRIVRRHGGDVWAEGWVGEGAAFYFKLSVPIHN; translated from the coding sequence ATGACTGGTTCATCTATGAAGCTTAATTCATTAACTCGTAACCTTTCAGTAAAACTGGGAATCATCACAGCTTTGATTGGTTTTGTTGTTTTACTAGGATGGATTTTTGATTTGCCAGTTTTCAAGAGTGTGTTACCGGGACTGGTGACAATGAAAGTCAACACGGCTTTGGGGTTTCTGTTGAGTGGAATTTCCTTGTGGTTGTGGCATCAGCCTCGTCAACGGAAATTATTTGTTCCTCAATTACTGTCCCAGATTTTAGCAGTTATTGTGGCGTTAATTGGTTTATTGACACTCATTCAGTATGGCTTCAACATTAATTTAAGAATTGATCAATTACTGATTCAGGAATCAATAAATGCTGTTGCTACTTCTAGTCCAGGAAGGATGGCACCAAATACAGCCCTTTGCTTTTTTTGGCTGGGTTTAGCCCTAATTCTTTTGTCAAAACGAACGATTAGTATTGCCCAAAGTCTAGCTTTAGGAAGTTCTTTAATAGCCATGTTAGGACTTTTAGGCTACGGATTGGGGATTCGTAAATTCTATTATCTGATGCCGTTTACTAGTATGGCACTGCATACAAGTGTGGCTTTTATATTACTAGGGATAGCAGTTTTGTTAGCTTGTCCTCAAGGGGGTTGGATGAAGGTAGCAATGAGTCCTTACTTAGGTGGAGTCATTATTCGTAGCCTCTTGCCCGTAATTATTGGCACTCCTATTTTGAATACAGCATTATTTGTATTAGCCAATCGCAATAATATATTTCCCCCAGAGGTGGGATTTGTAATTAGAGCAATTGTGAATATCTTTGTGTTAGGTGGAATAGTTTGGTGGAATGCTAAATATCTTAATGCAATTGATTACCAACAAAAGGAATATCAACAGGCGCTGAAAGAAGCTAATGAAAATTTAGAAGCACGAGTTGAGAAACGCACAGCCCAGTTAGAGGCTGTAAATAATGCTTTAAATGAAAACCGTCTTAAATTATCCAATCTCATTAATACTTTGCCAGGAATTGTTTTTTCTCGTTATGTGGATGTAAATTGGACAATTCAAGATGTGAGTGATGGTTGTTTGGCTATAACTGGTTATAGCAAAGCAGAATTATGTGGTGTTGAGGCTGACAAGTTTCAAGATTTGATTGTGGCAGAGGATTTGCCTAAAATTTTAGCGGCTATTGAAAGAGCGATCGCAGACAATATTTTCTACCAAGTAGAGTACCGCATTCATAGTAAATTAGGTGAGCAAAAATGGTTATGGGAAAAAGGTAAAGGAATAGCCATTGATGGACAAATCCAAATAATTCAAGGGTTTATCACTGAAATCACATCCCTCAAACAAACACAAAACGCTCTGAGTATCAGTGAAGAACGCTGGCGACTGGCAACAAATGCCGCCCTAGATGCTATATGGGAATGGGACGCTGCCAGCAATATGACCACATTCTCTGAACGTTGGTTTAGCTTATTAGGAGAAACTCCCCAGAGTCTCACCATTCCTAAATCAGAGTGGGCTAATCGTCTTCATCCCGATGATTGTGAACGGGTGATCAAGTCTGTAGAAAATCATTTGACTAACAAAACTCCTAAATATCACAGTGAATATCGTTTGCGCCATCAAGATGGTAGTTACAAATGGGTGGCATCTCAAGCAATTGCCCAATGGGATAAACAGGGTAATCCCATTCGCATGATAGGGTCAATCGCAGATATTACTGAACGCAAGCAGACAGAACAAGCCCTGCGTGAGAGTGAGTCCAAGTTTCGGGAATTAGCCGAAAATATTCATGAGGTCTTTCATATCAACTCAGCAGACCTAAGTGAGATGTTATATGTCAATCCTGGCTATGAAGAAATATGGGGGCGAAGTTGTGAAAGCTTATACCAAAACCCAGAGTCTTGGAATGAGTCTATTCACCCAGAAGATAGCGATCGCATTTTCGCGGCTTGCACTCGTCTAATTCAAGGTGAACCCCTACACGAGGAATATCGAATTATTCGTCCCAGTGGTGAAGTTCGTTGGATTTCTGCTCGTGTTTTCCCAATTTACAACCAATCTGGGGATATCTTACGTCATGCGGGGATTGCTGCGGATATCACAAATCGCAAACTCACAGAAATTGCCCTTCAACATAGTCAAGAACGCTATCGTTCTTTGGTAGAAGTTACTGCCCAAGTGACTTGGACAACCGATGCAACTGGACAATTCACCACTCCTCAGGAAAGTTGGGAGGCTTTTACAGGAAAATCCTTTGCTGAATATCAAGGGTGGAATTGGAGCAAAAGTATTCATCCCGATGATCAAGAAACTACAAAGGAAATTTGGTTACAAGCTCTTGAAAGTGGGGATTTATATGAAAACGAATCTCGTATTTTAGATCGCTATGGAGAATATAAGTATTTTTGGGTGCGGGCTATGCCGATTGTGGAAACTGACGGTTCCATTCGTGAGTGGGTGGGAGCTTGTACGGATATCACAAATCGCAAACAGGCTGAACTGGAAATTCGGGAACTGAATGAACAACTAGAGATGCGAGTGCAGCAACGCACCACGGAACTCACAGCTGCCAATAAAGAACTAGAATCATTTTCTTACTCTGTTTCCCATGATTTACGTTCTCCCCTGCGCGGTATTGATGGTTTTAGTAAAGCATTACTAGAGCGATACCAAGATCAATTAGATGATAAAGGTAAGCATTATTTAACTCGTATCCGTAAAGGAACCCAGCGCATGGGAGAATTAATTGATGATTTGCTGCAACTCTCACGGGTAACTCGTAGTCAAATGCGACTTACTCAAGTTAATCTAAGTGCGATCGCTCAAGAAATTGCCCAAGAACTCAACGACCGTAATCCAGAACGCCAAGTCAATTGGCTCATTTCCCCTGACCTAATTGTTAGCGGTGATCAGCAACTTTTGAGGATTGTTCTAGAAAATCTTCTCAACAATGCCTGGAAATTTACATCAGTTAAAATACAGGCAAATATTGAATTAGGCTGTATGAATTCTCGCAGAAATAATGATTCTTGTTTGGCTTACTTTGTCCGTGATAATGGAGTTGGCTTTGATGCAACTTATGCACACAAGCTATTTCAACCTTTTCAACGTCTGCATACGGTGGAAGAATTTCCTGGTACAGGTATCGGTTTAGCAACTGTGCAAAGAATAGTTCGCCGCCATGGAGGTGATGTATGGGCAGAAGGATGGGTTGGAGAAGGTGCAGCCTTCTATTTTAAACTCTCAGTACCCATACATAATTAA
- a CDS encoding response regulator has protein sequence MTVTNTLLIVEDNPDDVELTLLAFEKSVLQENIVIARDGVEAINYLFANNSTLAPLPDLILLDLQLPRINGLEVLRQIRSHTRTRLLPIVILTTSHEESDRLQGYGLGCNSYIRKPVDYDEFVNVIQQIGVYWLVLNSPPPNT, from the coding sequence ATGACTGTAACTAATACACTACTTATTGTTGAGGATAATCCTGATGATGTAGAGTTAACACTATTAGCATTTGAGAAATCAGTGCTGCAAGAAAACATTGTCATTGCTAGAGATGGAGTTGAAGCCATCAACTACCTATTTGCAAATAACTCTACTTTAGCTCCCTTACCAGATTTGATTTTGTTAGATTTGCAGTTACCCCGAATCAATGGTTTGGAAGTTCTGCGGCAAATTCGATCTCATACTCGCACTCGATTGTTACCTATTGTGATTTTGACGACCTCTCATGAAGAGAGTGATCGGCTTCAAGGCTATGGTTTGGGTTGCAACAGTTATATCCGCAAACCTGTTGATTATGACGAATTTGTCAATGTCATACAACAGATAGGAGTCTACTGGTTAGTTTTAAACAGTCCTCCTCCCAATACTTAA
- a CDS encoding FAD-binding oxidoreductase — protein MKTYDWIVVGAGITGAALAYELAKTGFSVLLLEQQTTPENATRYSYGGVSYWAGTTPITRQLYQESIARHRILSQELDADTQFHELDLLLTIDTNTNPEITAISYAEVAIPPRLLSIQEACELEPLLNKDAISGALTVKHGHIHPEKTAQAYIQAMLRLGGEIEVSQVLEFITTNTGKFTGVNTTTEIFHGANIAICAGGLSRKLLKSSGIPIKLYFSHAEIMEIPPIELRLNTLVMPANIKRFQLDTESTQVDELWDEVGNEIVAPILDAGAVQFLDGSLRLGQISRVLTDPDAQVNSEASEKWLRTSITQILPALGNLPGIWHHCLVAFSKDKLPLIGAIPEFEGIHIFSGFSSPLVLVLPLAERFAKSVSGQEDEIINQLSPNRWN, from the coding sequence ATGAAAACTTACGATTGGATTGTTGTTGGTGCAGGTATTACAGGTGCTGCACTTGCTTATGAATTAGCAAAAACAGGATTTTCTGTACTTTTGCTAGAACAACAGACAACACCAGAGAATGCAACCCGCTATAGTTATGGTGGGGTTTCTTATTGGGCAGGAACTACACCAATTACACGCCAACTATATCAAGAAAGTATAGCCCGTCACCGTATTTTATCTCAAGAATTAGATGCTGATACTCAATTTCATGAATTAGATTTATTACTAACTATTGATACTAATACAAACCCGGAAATAACAGCCATATCCTATGCAGAAGTTGCCATTCCACCACGGTTACTAAGTATTCAAGAAGCTTGTGAATTAGAACCACTACTAAATAAGGATGCAATATCTGGCGCTTTAACTGTTAAACATGGACATATTCACCCAGAAAAAACAGCACAAGCATATATTCAAGCTATGTTACGTCTTGGGGGAGAAATAGAAGTTTCCCAAGTATTAGAATTTATAACTACAAATACAGGAAAATTTACAGGTGTAAATACTACTACTGAAATCTTCCACGGTGCTAATATTGCTATCTGTGCCGGTGGACTTAGCCGAAAATTACTGAAATCATCTGGTATTCCTATCAAGCTGTATTTTTCTCATGCAGAAATCATGGAAATACCACCCATAGAACTACGATTAAATACTTTAGTAATGCCAGCTAATATCAAAAGATTTCAATTAGATACGGAATCAACTCAAGTTGATGAATTGTGGGATGAAGTTGGTAATGAGATAGTAGCACCTATTTTAGATGCAGGTGCAGTCCAGTTTCTTGATGGTAGTTTACGATTAGGTCAAATTAGTCGTGTTCTCACAGATCCTGATGCCCAAGTTAACTCAGAAGCAAGTGAAAAATGGTTACGAACAAGTATCACACAAATCTTACCAGCTTTAGGAAATTTACCAGGAATTTGGCATCATTGTTTAGTGGCATTTAGTAAGGATAAATTGCCCTTAATTGGTGCTATTCCTGAATTTGAGGGAATTCATATTTTTTCCGGTTTTAGTAGTCCCTTGGTGCTGGTACTGCCCCTAGCAGAAAGGTTTGCTAAATCTGTATCTGGTCAGGAAGATGAAATTATTAACCAGTTATCTCCGAATCGCTGGAATTAG
- a CDS encoding GNAT family N-acetyltransferase gives MINIRCETPSDYPAIAEVNTLAFQGETEAKLIEKIRLSDRYIPELSLVAEIKGKIIGHILYSYIDLVGKETLSVLGLAPLAVHPEFQKQGIGSTLVKASLEIADTRGDAIVIVLGHPAFYTRFGFLPSVNYQIESPFPVPNDVFMVKILTSDDKKYQGKVVYPPAFNGV, from the coding sequence ATGATCAATATTCGTTGTGAAACTCCGTCAGACTATCCAGCAATAGCCGAGGTAAATACCCTAGCTTTTCAGGGTGAAACTGAAGCTAAACTTATTGAAAAAATTCGCCTTTCCGACCGATATATTCCAGAATTATCGTTAGTTGCAGAAATTAAAGGTAAAATAATTGGTCATATTCTCTACAGCTATATTGATTTAGTGGGTAAAGAAACTCTATCGGTTCTAGGTTTAGCACCTCTAGCAGTTCATCCAGAATTTCAAAAACAGGGAATTGGTAGCACATTAGTAAAAGCCAGTTTAGAAATAGCAGATACTAGAGGAGACGCTATAGTTATTGTACTTGGTCATCCTGCTTTTTATACTCGTTTTGGTTTTCTACCATCAGTTAATTATCAAATTGAGTCTCCTTTTCCAGTACCAAATGATGTTTTTATGGTTAAAATATTAACGAGTGACGATAAAAAATATCAAGGTAAAGTTGTTTATCCACCTGCTTTTAATGGGGTTTGA